The sequence CCCCCTATAAAGTCCTAGAATTTTGGTTGCAGGATTACCTTTCCTACCGTTTTTCTTGCCTGCATGAGTGAATGAACCTTTGCTGCTTCTTCTAAAGGAAACACATGACCAACCGTTACTTTCAATTCCCCGGACGCGACGTAATGAAAGATTTCATGAAGGGTTTTCTGGGTAAGTTCGGAATCTCTCATGAGAGGAGGGAGGAAGAACCCGATAACAGATTGATTCTTTGCCATCAATGAAGAAGGATAAAATCTGCTCTGCTCCCCGCTTGCTACTCCGTAAATGACCATTCTTCCGAAATAGTCGAGACATTTTAACGTTTTATAGAAAATGTCACCGCCAGCCATCTCCAATGCCAGATTTACGCCCTTTCCATTTGTTGCTTCTAAGACGTCTGCTTCCCAGCCATCCTGAGTGTAGTTGACTAATACGTCTGCCCCCATTTCCCCAGCAAGACGTAACTTTTCCTCTGTACTGGCCGTGGCAATCACCTTACCTGCTCCAAAACGTTTT is a genomic window of Rossellomorea sp. y25 containing:
- a CDS encoding NADPH:quinone oxidoreductase family protein, with the protein product MKAIQFKEFGSPNVLENVDINVPVPQGREVLIEVHASAVNYADTARREGQYVVKTPLPYIPGSEVAGIVTEVGEDVTRVRKGDRVVAMMDSGGYAEFALTDERSVIPLPYGLDFKEAAAIPVQGLSAYHILKTLGRVQQGEAVLIHAAAGGVGLLAVQLAKRFGAGKVIATASTEEKLRLAGEMGADVLVNYTQDGWEADVLEATNGKGVNLALEMAGGDIFYKTLKCLDYFGRMVIYGVASGEQSRFYPSSLMAKNQSVIGFFLPPLMRDSELTQKTLHEIFHYVASGELKVTVGHVFPLEEAAKVHSLMQARKTVGKVILQPKF